From Verrucomicrobiota bacterium:
GGCCAACGGGAGAACCGAGTGCTTCGCTAAATCACCAACTTGGCCCCAGAAGGAAAGGTCTGGAAAGTCTGCACTCACAAAACCTCCGGTTGGAAACCACTCTAAGTCAAAACCGAAATAGACCAGGAGGATCGCACCGAGCGCGTATCCCGGTACAGCATAACCCCCAAAGACGACCACTGAGGTTACGTTGTCGAGTTTCGAGCGATGCTTGATTGTCTTTAGAATTCCGAGAGGGATACAGACTGCGTAGGTGAGGACGAAGGTAATCAGACCGTAGTAAACAGAGATGGGCACCCTCTCGAAGATCATTTCTGTGACAGGTGTCTGATAGCGATACGAGTCTCCCAAATCGCCTCGAAGCACCCGGCCCAGCCATTCGAAATAGGCAAGCAGCCATGGCCGGTCGAAACCGTAGTAGGCCTCGATTTGTTCGAGCTGCCCCGGAGTCAAGCCAACGCCGGAGGAGGAAGTTGTGAGCCCCGTGCCACTGCCTCCGTCGGCCATCTGGCCTTGCATGATTGCCTGCTCGACGGGACCCCCAGGAAGAAAACGGGTAATCGCAAAAACAACGAGAGTGACACCGATCAGGGTCGGAATCACGAGGAGAAGCCGCTTGAGGAAGTATGTCTTCAAGGTTTTTCGGTAGCTGATAGGCGTTTTTGGAGAAAATCAAAGAAGAAAATCGGCGTTGACAGGCAATCGTGATCGGGAGACAGTAAGGGAGCCATGAAACACTTCTTTTCTTCTTCGATTGTCTGCTCTGCTCTTCTACTTGGTGCGTCTCAATCCCAGGCGCAGGATTCGGAAGGCGAGGATTTTACTCCTATGGTTTTGGTCGGGGCCATCTCCGCATCCGTCATGTTGGTGGATGTTGAGTTTGCGAATCTCCCTTCAGGCAAGGTCCTAAGGGCTGGACCAGACGGGGTTGAGGTTCTCGACCCAGCGGACGTTCCTGAAACCAGCCCATCTGTTCCCCGGATCACCGTGGGAGCTGTTGATACTCTGCCCGCCGCTCAAAAGCAGGCATTGGCCCGTCGGCTAGAGAGGGTGTTGGATCAGATCATGATTGCTTACGACGACGGTGTAGTTTCCGCTGATGATGTCATCGAGATCGTGAAGTTCCTTTTGGCTGTGGATCTACCCTTTGATGAGCGGTTCCGGGGACAGCTGGTCAGACGATTTGGGCCACTTGTTGATACGATAGAGCCCGACGATGGAGAAACGCAGGTAGTTGACCCGATCCTTCTCGAACCTGACGAAGAGCCTCAGGTCACTGATCCGATCGATCTCACACCTTACTTTGCTCCTTGAGATTGGCTTGAATAATCAGATCACTCTTGGAACTATTTTCCTTCAAACGCCCGTGGCAGCACGGGCGTTTTTCTTGGTTTTGCGAGGGATTCCTCCTGAACTAATGTGATGTCAGTGGAGTTCGTTTCTAAAAAGATCTTTGAGTGGCCAGTTCGCGGTTTCAGCCATAGGGTCTCTGGAGGGTGAGCGTCTTGCGGACTGTTCAATTATCTGGATTGCCAAGCGTTGCGGACACCGACCCGTCACGATCTTAGCCGAGTCGAGACGGCTTCCCTCCATGGTTGGGGTTGTTAATCTGTAGGCTCTTATACAGAACTCGGTATGATTGTTCCCCGAATCCTCTATCGGGCTAACAGCATCAGGAAGGGCAAAAGGATGAGGATTGCCATGACAATGTAGAGAATCCAAATCGCACGGTCAGCTTTCCGTTTAACTTCGGGTGGAACGTCGTCCTGCGGCGCTTCATTGTTCTTCTCAGTCATGCAGTTTAGGAGGATAGGTGACTATCACTTGGGGTCGAGCGGAAAGGTGAGCATGCCAGGTTGGCCGCGTTGCGGGTGAACACGTTATTCTCTGGAAAGCCATGTTTG
This genomic window contains:
- a CDS encoding ABC transporter permease subunit; the encoded protein is MKTYFLKRLLLVIPTLIGVTLVVFAITRFLPGGPVEQAIMQGQMADGGSGTGLTTSSSGVGLTPGQLEQIEAYYGFDRPWLLAYFEWLGRVLRGDLGDSYRYQTPVTEMIFERVPISVYYGLITFVLTYAVCIPLGILKTIKHRSKLDNVTSVVVFGGYAVPGYALGAILLVYFGFDLEWFPTGGFVSADFPDLSFWGQVGDLAKHSVLPLACYMVGSFAFLTLLMKNSLFDNLAADYMRTATEKGLPFGKGVFRHALRNSLIPIATNFGNAISIFVAGSFLIEKIFSIEGMGLLGYTSLIERDYPVVMGILLISSILLLIGNILSDMLVAAVDPRIRFD